Proteins encoded by one window of Sus scrofa isolate TJ Tabasco breed Duroc chromosome 12, Sscrofa11.1, whole genome shotgun sequence:
- the RAB40B gene encoding ras-related protein Rab-40B isoform X3 produces MCAVGMESSHQILWSGSPQCRHAFLPRQRSRDEAAFQKPLLDRLKSGLTRLKPTATFPVDFLNDSKENEPGKVPPSRPPGTACLALCRGLALSAGHSGPTTGGVPSASRAHKACVGKQRLLLTGCLLFSRDTSGQGRFCTIFRSYSRGAQGVVLVYDIANRWSFDGLGRWITEVNQHAPGVPKILVGNRLHLAFKRQVPTEQAQAYAERLGVTFFEVSPLCNFNITESFTELARTVLLRHGMDRLWRPSKVLSLQDLCCRAVVSCTPVHLVDRLPLPVALRGHLKSFSMASGLNARMMHGRSYSLTTCSGCKRTSLRKAKAGRPPQSPPRRRSRNGCRVS; encoded by the exons ATGTGCGCGGTGGGCATGGAGTCCTCCCACCAAATCCTTTGGTCTGGTTCTCCCCAGTGTAGACACGCCTTCCTTCCTAGGCAGCGTTCTCGAGATGAAGCGGCTTTTCAGAAACCTCTCTTAGACAGACTGAAATCCGGACTCACGCGGTTGAAACCCACAGCAACTTTTCCAGTTGACTTTTTAAATGACAGCAAAGAGAATGAGCCCGGAAAGGTGCCGCCATCCAGGCCTCCAGGGACAGCGTGCCTGGCACTCTGCCGGGGGCTCGCGCTTTCCGCGGGACACTCCGGGCCAACAACTGGAGGTGTCCCGTCCGCCTCCCGAGCCCACAAAGCCTGCGTCGGGAAGCAGCGACTTCTCCTGACAGGCTGCCTCCTCTTTTCCAGGGACACGTCAGGGCAGGGGAGGTTCTGTACCATATTCCGCTCCTACTCTCGGGGGGCACAG GGAGTGGTCCTGGTCTACGACATCGCAAACCGCTGGTCCTTCGATGGCCTCGGCCGGTGGATCACAGAGGTCAACCAG CACGCCCCAGGGGTCCCCAAAATCCTGGTGGGGAACCGCCTGCACCTGGCCTTCAAGCGGCAGGTCCCCACGGAGCAGGCCCAGGCCTACGCAGAGCGTCTGGGTGTGACCTTCTTCGAGGTCAGCCCGCTGTGCAATTTCAACATCACCGAGTCCTTCACGGAGCTGGCCAGGACCGTGCTGCTGCGGCACGGGATGGACCGGCTCTGGAGGCCCAGCAAAG TTCTGAGCCTGCAGGACCTGTGCTGCCGGGCGGTGGTGTCCTGCACGCCTGTGCACCTGGTGGACAGGCTGCCACTGCCCGTGGCCCTGAGAGGCCACCTCAAGTCCTTCTCGATGGCCAGCGGCCTGAACGCCCGGATGATGCACGGCCGCTCCTACTCGCTCACCACCTGCTCCGGCTGCAAGAGGACCAGCCTCCGCAAAGCCAAGGCCGGCCGCCCCCCCCAGAGCCCCCCCAGACGCCGCAGCAGAAACGGCTGCAGAGTCTCCTGA